The proteins below come from a single candidate division KSB1 bacterium genomic window:
- a CDS encoding PorV/PorQ family protein has product MKVSRTVGLVLVFLLLVASMAAAGQLRKPGIDGAAFLKIGVGARMVALGSAATTIYGDPNQIFWNPAGIQTDAGKTLVGLNYNKWLIDINHTALAVTHGLGDVGSFGLGVIYMGLSDLAADRDLAPPGYEEPVPEAPGVGRYDTYNYYDLAVTLGYSKQFTDRFRMGLAAKYIRESIDNVAANAWAFDFGAVYETGFRDLTFGARINNVGSDLKFYAIGASLPLYFAIGASMSVAKEENTALKAFVDLTKPKDSPQLYFVGGEWTLYDKLALRAGYKFNYSGFTDELTRLKQTDEGASFGAGLALPISGMNLWLDYAFTQFTVFDNTHRFSLRFQF; this is encoded by the coding sequence ATGAAGGTGTCAAGAACCGTAGGCCTCGTTCTGGTATTCCTGCTGCTGGTGGCCTCGATGGCGGCCGCCGGGCAGCTGAGGAAGCCGGGCATCGACGGCGCCGCGTTTCTGAAGATCGGTGTGGGTGCACGGATGGTGGCTTTGGGCTCGGCGGCGACCACCATCTACGGCGACCCGAACCAGATTTTCTGGAACCCGGCGGGCATCCAGACCGATGCCGGCAAGACACTGGTAGGGCTCAACTACAACAAGTGGTTGATCGACATCAATCACACGGCGCTGGCGGTCACCCATGGGCTCGGTGACGTGGGCAGCTTCGGGTTGGGCGTCATCTACATGGGCCTGTCTGATTTGGCCGCCGACCGCGACCTCGCGCCTCCGGGCTACGAGGAGCCTGTGCCCGAGGCACCGGGAGTTGGACGCTACGATACTTACAACTACTACGATCTTGCGGTGACCCTTGGCTATAGCAAGCAGTTCACCGATCGCTTCCGTATGGGTCTTGCGGCCAAGTACATCCGTGAGAGCATTGACAACGTAGCAGCCAACGCCTGGGCGTTCGACTTTGGCGCCGTGTACGAGACGGGCTTCCGCGACTTGACCTTCGGCGCGCGCATCAACAACGTGGGCAGCGACCTCAAGTTCTACGCCATCGGGGCCTCGTTGCCGCTCTACTTCGCTATTGGCGCCTCGATGAGCGTGGCCAAGGAGGAGAACACTGCCCTGAAGGCGTTCGTAGACCTGACCAAGCCGAAGGACAGCCCCCAGCTTTACTTCGTGGGCGGCGAGTGGACGCTCTACGACAAATTGGCCCTGCGTGCCGGGTACAAGTTCAACTACTCCGGCTTCACGGATGAGCTGACTCGGCTGAAACAGACCGACGAAGGCGCATCCTTCGGCGCGGGCCTGGCACTGCCCATCTCAGGCATGAACCTGTGGTTGGATTATGCATTCACCCAGTTCACCGTGTTTGACAATACCCACCGGTTCAGCCTGAGGTTCCAGTTCTAA
- a CDS encoding TonB-dependent receptor codes for MHKRILQLALFVPIVLVLSLVASTSLFAVTGKIAGRVTDADTGEPLPGVNVIIEGTTMGGSTDLQGRYFILNVPPGVYSLKASFMGYTAVTKTGVRVVTGMTAEVDFQLSPTVIEGQAVTVVAERPLVEKTLTQSKTTMEAQELDHRLPVGSYRDLVETAASTFSGYVRGGRKYETKYLVDGVDVSDTYFSGGTGAFGTLDVGHVYQAFRRSEIRETAMTEMLSSAIQELNVYAGTFTAEYPTASAGIVNMVTKSGGQNYTGKIFVRGTPLDKIEHFGTNPYYMKDSKKDAQGNIVQIGYFDERDKLAASSAIKDQRSAQLYTWSEQLAKDKYYYDPNDSVGLGRSYEVEGNLSGPLPFTGGKGGFFLTGRYQNLRTSAMPFDLDKRIVSSLKLHYDFTKDMRVTLYGQIDDGGKLFNFVNWKFNPKWLYYMEGAPRYKDLGLVAYAKWTHTLSPKTFYEIQISQSNKTSELGYPDDNGDGYCDIDEKGDFIDFDSREEYLRYVGGVTKTDPATGITYIDWTTVNGYVGNYLNEHPDAVLGPRDPNRTFFYSAIDQTYMENKVNFWTTGGLFRPRYPAALYSRTTRNVTAIKGDLTSQITYNHQIKTGFQFRYHYVDVDNKQAELGGAGHQYPMECFHVDMHTFYPKELGFYLQDRIEYMGMIVNVGARVDGYDNDTRRFKNDFHPWDYIADAMGALWELRPVRGEKVGWKWFFSPRLGVSHPISDRMAMHYSFGKFIQYPNFASLYSDYNFTNYSASPSMTTVWVDQEPMRSTAYEIGLQWAPVLDISLDAVVYYRDVENYGNRLWGLTPYKGQGLYIRSSWGHADSRGIELTIEKRRTGFWSGRLTYAYSYIKAAQARTGNDPTQLTNFSAKTDSANYGQLPLKWADYYPYREDNIVVRETENPLAGGFDRTHRFGATLLFYLPFDFELSAVGNAMSGFKYLPTENIDLDPWFAVSPKMREGPWNYWLNLRLTWEGKLAGIRFRPFVEVDNVTNKENILAYNRTPFYENIDQKIFELGRDGKPKSGDEGDPKGYWNVPFDWLGRPLYGPARQIWAGLEIGF; via the coding sequence ATGCACAAACGCATCCTACAACTGGCGCTGTTTGTCCCCATCGTCCTCGTCCTTTCGTTGGTGGCAAGCACGTCTTTGTTTGCGGTCACCGGCAAGATCGCTGGGCGGGTGACGGACGCCGACACAGGTGAACCGCTACCCGGCGTCAACGTGATCATCGAGGGGACGACGATGGGGGGCTCTACCGACTTGCAGGGTCGGTACTTTATCCTCAACGTCCCACCTGGTGTGTACTCGCTCAAGGCATCCTTCATGGGCTACACGGCCGTCACCAAGACTGGTGTCCGCGTGGTCACTGGCATGACCGCAGAGGTCGATTTTCAACTCTCCCCGACCGTGATCGAGGGACAGGCGGTCACTGTGGTGGCAGAGCGGCCATTGGTTGAGAAAACCCTCACCCAGTCAAAGACCACGATGGAGGCCCAGGAGCTTGACCACCGTTTGCCGGTCGGAAGCTATCGGGACCTGGTGGAGACGGCAGCGAGCACCTTCAGCGGCTATGTGCGCGGTGGTCGTAAGTACGAGACCAAGTACCTGGTGGACGGAGTGGATGTATCGGACACGTACTTCTCCGGTGGCACCGGGGCGTTCGGTACACTGGATGTAGGCCACGTTTACCAGGCATTCCGTCGTTCGGAGATCCGCGAGACGGCGATGACCGAGATGCTCTCCAGCGCCATCCAGGAATTGAACGTTTATGCCGGCACCTTTACCGCCGAGTACCCCACCGCCTCCGCAGGCATCGTGAACATGGTGACCAAGTCGGGTGGACAGAACTACACCGGCAAGATCTTCGTGCGGGGCACCCCTCTGGACAAGATCGAACACTTTGGCACCAACCCCTACTACATGAAGGACAGCAAGAAGGACGCGCAGGGGAACATCGTCCAGATCGGGTACTTTGACGAGCGCGACAAGCTGGCTGCCTCCTCCGCCATTAAGGACCAGCGTTCTGCACAGCTGTACACCTGGAGCGAACAGCTGGCCAAAGACAAGTACTACTACGACCCCAACGACTCCGTGGGCCTGGGTCGCTCTTACGAGGTGGAGGGCAATCTGAGCGGGCCGCTGCCGTTTACGGGCGGCAAAGGCGGCTTCTTCTTGACGGGGCGCTACCAGAATCTGCGTACCTCCGCCATGCCGTTCGACCTGGACAAGCGCATTGTGAGCAGCTTGAAGCTGCACTACGATTTCACTAAGGACATGCGCGTGACCCTTTACGGCCAGATCGATGACGGCGGCAAGTTGTTCAACTTTGTCAACTGGAAGTTCAACCCGAAGTGGTTGTACTACATGGAGGGCGCGCCGCGCTATAAGGACCTTGGCCTGGTCGCTTATGCCAAGTGGACCCATACGCTGTCGCCCAAGACCTTCTACGAGATCCAGATTAGCCAGAGCAACAAGACCAGCGAGCTGGGCTACCCAGACGACAACGGTGATGGCTACTGCGACATCGATGAGAAGGGCGATTTCATCGATTTCGACTCGCGGGAGGAGTACCTGCGCTACGTGGGCGGCGTGACCAAGACCGATCCGGCCACCGGCATTACCTACATCGACTGGACCACGGTCAACGGTTACGTGGGCAACTACCTCAACGAGCACCCGGATGCTGTGCTTGGGCCCAGGGACCCGAACCGCACCTTCTTCTATAGCGCGATCGACCAGACCTACATGGAGAACAAGGTCAACTTCTGGACCACCGGCGGTCTGTTCCGTCCGCGCTATCCGGCAGCGCTCTACAGCCGCACCACCAGGAATGTGACGGCCATCAAGGGCGACTTGACCAGCCAGATCACCTATAACCACCAGATCAAGACCGGATTCCAGTTCCGCTACCACTACGTAGACGTGGACAACAAGCAGGCGGAACTCGGTGGTGCTGGTCATCAGTACCCGATGGAGTGCTTCCACGTGGACATGCACACCTTCTACCCGAAGGAACTGGGCTTCTACCTACAGGACCGCATCGAGTACATGGGCATGATCGTGAACGTGGGCGCTCGTGTGGACGGCTATGACAATGACACGCGGCGCTTCAAGAACGATTTCCACCCGTGGGACTATATCGCCGATGCGATGGGTGCCCTGTGGGAGCTGCGCCCGGTCCGGGGCGAGAAGGTTGGCTGGAAGTGGTTCTTCAGCCCGCGCCTGGGTGTATCGCACCCGATCTCCGATCGTATGGCGATGCACTACTCCTTCGGCAAGTTCATCCAGTACCCGAACTTTGCCTCGTTGTACAGCGACTACAACTTCACCAACTACTCGGCCTCGCCGTCCATGACCACGGTGTGGGTGGACCAGGAGCCGATGCGCTCCACAGCCTATGAAATTGGCTTGCAGTGGGCGCCGGTGTTGGACATTTCCCTGGACGCGGTGGTCTACTACCGTGACGTGGAAAACTATGGCAACCGGCTCTGGGGCCTGACGCCGTACAAGGGTCAAGGTCTCTACATTCGCAGCTCGTGGGGCCATGCCGACTCCCGCGGTATCGAATTGACCATCGAGAAGCGCCGCACTGGCTTCTGGTCAGGGCGACTCACTTATGCGTACTCCTACATCAAGGCGGCCCAGGCCAGGACGGGCAACGACCCGACGCAGTTGACCAACTTCAGTGCCAAGACCGACAGCGCGAACTATGGCCAACTGCCGCTGAAGTGGGCAGACTACTACCCGTACCGCGAGGATAACATCGTCGTGCGCGAGACGGAGAACCCGCTGGCCGGTGGTTTTGACCGCACGCATCGCTTCGGCGCCACCCTGCTGTTCTACCTGCCATTTGACTTTGAGCTGTCGGCGGTAGGCAACGCCATGAGCGGCTTCAAGTACCTGCCCACGGAAAACATCGACCTTGACCCGTGGTTTGCCGTGAGCCCGAAGATGCGTGAAGGCCCATGGAACTACTGGCTCAACCTGCGGCTGACCTGGGAAGGGAAGCTTGCAGGCATCCGTTTCCGGCCATTTGTGGAAGTGGACAACGTCACCAACAAGGAAAACATCCTGGCTTACAACCGGACGCCGTTCTATGAGAACATCGACCAGAAGATCTTCGAATTGGGTCGGGACGGCAAGCCTAAGAGCGGTGACGAAGGCGACCCGAAGGGCTACTGGAATGTGCCTTTCGATTGGTTGGGCCGTCCGCTCTATGGTCCGGCGCGCCAGATCTGGGCCGGTCTGGAGATAGGGTTCTAA
- a CDS encoding GxGYxYP family putative glycoside hydrolase, with protein sequence MKANCWLGAVLLALLLLNARAFADGNPEFSGTWKLIPDLSTEIDLYATLTIDVTLKENGVLLVQTWGTSRRFVDSLDLRTDGVAIKVPVKNRVFPTNVFMGLAMPVGSERELVAHWENGGSVLKLRESFTVRGSQGLSQVACTHTYELREGGDILIYEIVRSSRPGHTLHYVLKKAGRREAYYYKLQDNWEVAGKLPEQALLISLQGIVNTTGPRLYLIYPETWPFHYVVPVFEFYQKKRYFTFTQLKSLNEALETFRDVPKGYVVWDPAVRTSLIVAFTVAGVEKAVVVTEQFVPLVESYGLHMVEDLRGKFHGMTDAQIYQWAYDRYWDRCSRDFIIWLGGDAGPVMKPGVADWGVCKRAFFNDLSTRPEDEEEYALARKLLSQMNPMSMVMGWHSYAKDKERDHVTLTSSFGLRVEGLHTIPNLSFSHQVQPTPGFVFKNNHHVVPGKRYKPKKKVYITCIQTDGMGIGAWNRPGRGEIPYAWEVITNRLWMEPAVQEYFYTTATPNDYFLGALSGPGYLYPKAVPPHMLPGLIAMAKDFMEKHDLRVFEIMDYSEGATVEGNTELTKEVVEAYYKGMPDAIGFVNGYAPSYTFAIKDGRPLISYDYYLSPTKPEDEAVEDLKELAAINKKRPYFLLMHVRESSDVKRVKRILEKLPKEFEVVPLDLFLAMAGTEPTFQERFLAK encoded by the coding sequence ATGAAAGCTAACTGCTGGCTTGGTGCTGTTCTGTTGGCGTTGCTTCTCCTGAACGCAAGAGCATTTGCCGATGGAAACCCGGAGTTCAGCGGGACCTGGAAGCTCATCCCTGACTTGAGCACGGAGATCGACCTCTACGCAACGCTTACCATCGACGTCACTCTCAAGGAGAATGGTGTGCTGCTGGTGCAAACCTGGGGCACGAGCCGCCGCTTTGTTGACTCGTTAGACCTTCGTACCGATGGTGTAGCGATCAAGGTACCGGTCAAGAACCGGGTGTTCCCCACGAACGTCTTCATGGGCCTAGCAATGCCTGTGGGAAGTGAGCGTGAGCTGGTGGCGCACTGGGAGAACGGCGGTAGTGTGCTCAAGCTGCGGGAAAGCTTCACGGTCCGGGGCTCGCAGGGGCTGTCTCAGGTGGCTTGCACTCATACCTATGAACTGCGTGAAGGAGGCGACATACTGATCTATGAGATCGTCCGTTCATCACGGCCGGGCCACACCCTGCACTATGTGCTCAAGAAAGCCGGCCGCCGGGAGGCATACTACTACAAGCTTCAAGACAACTGGGAGGTCGCGGGCAAGCTCCCGGAGCAGGCGCTGCTGATAAGTCTGCAGGGAATCGTAAACACCACCGGTCCCCGCCTTTACCTCATCTACCCGGAGACCTGGCCATTCCACTATGTCGTGCCGGTTTTTGAGTTTTACCAGAAGAAGAGGTACTTCACCTTCACCCAGCTCAAGTCGCTCAACGAGGCACTGGAGACGTTTCGGGACGTGCCAAAGGGATACGTGGTGTGGGACCCGGCGGTACGCACTTCCCTGATCGTGGCGTTTACGGTGGCGGGTGTGGAGAAGGCTGTGGTGGTCACTGAACAGTTTGTGCCACTGGTGGAAAGCTATGGGCTGCACATGGTGGAAGACCTGCGCGGCAAGTTCCACGGGATGACCGATGCACAGATCTACCAGTGGGCTTATGACCGTTATTGGGATCGTTGCAGTCGCGATTTTATCATTTGGCTCGGGGGCGATGCGGGACCGGTCATGAAGCCCGGCGTTGCCGACTGGGGCGTTTGCAAGAGGGCCTTCTTCAACGATCTATCCACCAGGCCAGAGGACGAAGAGGAGTACGCCCTCGCTCGCAAACTGCTGAGCCAGATGAACCCGATGTCCATGGTCATGGGGTGGCACTCGTATGCCAAGGACAAGGAGCGCGACCACGTGACCTTAACTTCCAGTTTTGGTCTGCGGGTAGAGGGGCTGCACACCATCCCCAATCTGAGCTTTAGCCATCAGGTGCAGCCCACCCCTGGTTTTGTATTCAAGAACAACCACCATGTTGTCCCCGGAAAGCGTTACAAGCCGAAGAAGAAGGTGTACATAACCTGTATTCAGACAGATGGAATGGGTATCGGTGCCTGGAACCGACCGGGCCGGGGGGAAATCCCTTACGCATGGGAGGTTATCACGAATCGGCTCTGGATGGAACCGGCAGTTCAGGAATACTTCTACACGACAGCAACGCCGAATGACTACTTCCTGGGGGCTCTGTCTGGGCCCGGCTACCTGTATCCAAAGGCTGTGCCACCGCACATGCTCCCCGGGTTGATTGCTATGGCGAAAGATTTCATGGAGAAGCACGACCTGAGGGTGTTTGAGATTATGGACTACTCTGAGGGAGCGACGGTGGAAGGAAACACCGAGCTCACAAAGGAGGTGGTAGAGGCTTACTACAAAGGCATGCCAGATGCGATCGGTTTTGTAAACGGATACGCGCCCTCGTACACGTTCGCGATCAAGGACGGTAGGCCTTTGATCTCCTACGATTACTATCTGTCACCCACGAAGCCTGAGGACGAAGCGGTCGAAGACCTCAAGGAGTTAGCCGCCATAAACAAGAAGCGTCCGTACTTTTTGTTGATGCATGTGCGCGAATCAAGTGACGTGAAACGTGTGAAGCGCATTCTGGAGAAACTGCCAAAGGAGTTTGAAGTGGTGCCTTTAGACCTTTTTCTCGCAATGGCGGGAACAGAACCGACTTTCCAGGAGCGTTTTCTCGCCAAGTAG